From Pantoea sp. Ep11b, the proteins below share one genomic window:
- the fkpB gene encoding FKBP-type peptidyl-prolyl cis-trans isomerase produces MTECVQRESAVLVHFTLKLEDGSTAESTRANGKPALFRLGDGSLSAALEQALLGLKAGDTKQFTLAPEEAFGGVSPDLIQYFSRRDFIDAGEPEVGAIMLFSGMGGSEMPGVIREVSGDSITVDFNHPLAGHRIQFDVEVLEIDPVLEANDANPVS; encoded by the coding sequence ATGACTGAGTGCGTACAGCGTGAAAGCGCGGTGTTGGTGCATTTTACGCTGAAGCTGGAAGATGGCTCGACGGCGGAATCGACCCGTGCAAACGGTAAGCCCGCGCTGTTCCGTCTCGGTGATGGCAGCCTCTCTGCGGCACTTGAGCAGGCACTGCTGGGGCTGAAAGCAGGTGACACAAAGCAGTTCACCCTGGCACCGGAAGAGGCCTTTGGCGGCGTCAGTCCTGACCTGATCCAGTATTTTTCGCGTCGCGACTTTATCGATGCAGGGGAACCGGAAGTGGGTGCCATCATGCTGTTCAGCGGCATGGGCGGCAGTGAAATGCCCGGCGTGATCCGCGAAGTCTCCGGTGATTCCATTACTGTAGACTTCAACCATCCGCTGGCGGGTCATCGTATTCAGTTTGATGTAGAGGTGCTGGAGATCGATCCGGTACTGGAGGCCAACGATGCAAATCCTGTTAGCTAA
- the lspA gene encoding signal peptidase II, translating to MRKPILSTGLRWLWLVLVVIVVDFASKQWVMNNMMLHETQPLIPFLNLFYAHNYGAAFSFLADKGGWQRWFFAGIALAIVVSLMVMMYRNRASQKIANIAYALIIGGAIGNLFDRSYHGFVVDFIDFYVGNWHFATFNIADCGICIGAALVVLEGFLSPNSKQAKQKG from the coding sequence ATGCGTAAACCTATTTTATCAACCGGATTGCGCTGGCTCTGGCTGGTGCTGGTGGTGATTGTTGTCGATTTCGCCAGTAAGCAGTGGGTGATGAACAACATGATGCTGCATGAAACCCAGCCGCTGATTCCGTTCCTGAATCTGTTCTACGCGCACAACTACGGCGCAGCGTTCAGTTTCCTGGCGGACAAGGGCGGCTGGCAGCGCTGGTTCTTTGCCGGTATTGCGCTGGCCATTGTGGTCTCACTGATGGTGATGATGTACCGCAATCGTGCCAGCCAGAAGATCGCCAACATCGCGTATGCCCTGATCATCGGCGGCGCGATAGGCAATCTGTTTGATCGTTCCTATCATGGCTTTGTGGTCGACTTTATCGATTTTTACGTCGGTAACTGGCACTTCGCTACATTTAATATCGCCGACTGCGGCATCTGTATTGGTGCGGCGCTGGTGGTGCTGGAGGGGTTTTTAAGCCCCAACAGCAAACAGGCTAAACAGAAAGGGTAA
- the ispH gene encoding 4-hydroxy-3-methylbut-2-enyl diphosphate reductase: MQILLANPRGFCAGVDRAISIVERALEMYGAPIYVRHEVVHNRYVVNSLRERGAIFIEEISEVPDEAILIFSAHGVSQAVRAEAKARNLTMLFDATCPLVTKVHMEVARASRKGVEAILIGHAGHPEVEGTMGQYNNPNGGMYLVESPEDVFRLTVKDENNLSFMTQTTLSVDDTSDIIDALRQRFPAIVGPRKDDICYATTNRQEAVRTLAQDADVVLVVGSKNSSNSNRLAELAQRAGKLAKLIDSADDIQEEWVKGVGCIGVTAGASAPDILVQQVIQRLRELGGEAAIELIGREENIVFEVPKELRVEVRNVQ; the protein is encoded by the coding sequence ATGCAAATCCTGTTAGCTAATCCGCGCGGTTTCTGCGCGGGCGTCGATCGCGCCATCAGCATTGTTGAGCGCGCGCTGGAGATGTATGGCGCACCGATCTACGTCCGTCATGAAGTGGTGCATAACCGCTACGTGGTGAACAGCCTGCGCGAACGTGGCGCCATCTTCATCGAAGAGATCAGCGAAGTGCCGGATGAGGCGATCCTGATCTTCTCTGCGCACGGCGTGTCGCAGGCGGTGCGTGCGGAAGCGAAAGCACGCAACCTGACGATGCTGTTCGACGCCACCTGTCCGCTGGTGACGAAGGTGCATATGGAAGTTGCCCGCGCCAGCCGTAAAGGCGTTGAGGCGATCCTGATCGGCCACGCGGGCCACCCGGAAGTCGAAGGCACCATGGGGCAGTACAACAACCCCAACGGCGGCATGTATCTGGTCGAGTCACCGGAAGATGTCTTCAGGCTGACGGTTAAAGATGAAAATAATCTGAGCTTTATGACGCAGACGACGCTGTCGGTGGATGATACCTCAGACATCATTGATGCCCTGCGTCAGCGTTTCCCGGCAATCGTCGGGCCGCGCAAAGATGATATCTGCTACGCCACCACTAATCGGCAGGAAGCGGTGCGGACGCTGGCACAGGATGCTGACGTGGTGCTGGTGGTGGGGTCGAAGAACTCCTCTAACTCAAACCGTCTGGCGGAGCTGGCGCAGCGTGCCGGTAAACTGGCGAAGCTGATCGACTCTGCGGATGATATTCAGGAAGAGTGGGTAAAAGGCGTCGGCTGCATTGGTGTGACGGCGGGCGCGTCTGCCCCCGATATTCTGGTGCAGCAGGTTATCCAGCGGCTGCGTGAGCTGGGGGGTGAAGCCGCGATTGAACTGATTGGCCGCGAAGAGAACATCGTCTTCGAAGTGCCGAAAGAGCTGCGCGTCGAGGTGCGAAACGTCCAGTAA